The Triticum aestivum cultivar Chinese Spring chromosome 7B, IWGSC CS RefSeq v2.1, whole genome shotgun sequence genome window below encodes:
- the LOC123156841 gene encoding auxin-responsive protein SAUR71-like, which yields MRELIRRLSFSDRVSDGTNGGVPRGCVPVLVVGDGEDECERFVVRVEALWHPSLSALLEMAAQEFGYKQEGILRVPCAVHQFRQALITAAISKNY from the coding sequence ATGAGGGAGCTGATCCGGCGGCTGAGCTTCTCGGATCGGGTGAGCGACGGCACCAACGGCGGCGTGCCGCGCGGGTGCGTGCCGGTGCTggtggtgggcgacggcgaggACGAATGCGAGCGGTTCGTGGTGAGGGTGGAGGCGCTGTGGCACCCGTCGCTGTCGGCGCTGCTGGAGATGGCGGCGCAGGAGTTCGGGTACAAGCAGGAGGGTATCCTCCGCGTCCCCTGCGCCGTCCACCAGTTCAGGCAGGCCCTCATCACCGCCGCCATCTCCAAGAACtactaa